A region of Denticeps clupeoides chromosome 19, fDenClu1.1, whole genome shotgun sequence DNA encodes the following proteins:
- the mecom gene encoding MDS1 and EVI1 complex locus protein EVI1-A isoform X7 → MRSKGRARKLAAAGASAFTLFPSENLDEVAEAEGHSAFLPSVVGDDLPSPAMSDKAGSPPDHSPPHTPIFHPEGETPSLPPDFELRESCAWAGVTGVWSRRRLEVGEMLGSSGVSQDWEVGLRVGDSGSWLRHIQITPSPRQHNLTTGQLHDQIFYRVTREIHPGEELLLFMKAEEFPCETMAPDIHEERQYHCEDCDQHFESRSELQQHQRGACGTPPSGFSLGDQGLASAGESSEADPHDPHTLPASPQECKECDQVFPDTQSLESHSLSHSEEREYKCDQCPKAFNWKSNLIRHQMSHDSGKHYECENCSKVFTDPSNLQRHIRSQHVGARAHACPDCGKTFATSSGLKQHKHIHSSVKPFICEVCHKSYTQFSNLCRHKRMHADCRTQIKCKDCGQMFSTTSSLNKHRRFCEGKTHFAHGGLFGGAMPLTGPTGMDKSPLGGLGHGGTGLVDYFGTNRHHPGGLTFPATPAFPFSFPGLFPSGLYHHRPPLIPPTTSSPIKGPSGSDHGKSPLLSPVPRTQSLQGSQGDLLKSLHREDGRREDLGHEGSSSSNQRRHSGAGGKGSDQSESSDLDDVSTPSGSDLETSSEGSEPESDGESDRERLQDNRKGPKRKSNGSVLHGSLSDEPAVPGLFPSSLDEHSAVSGAVNDSIKAIASIAEKYFGSAGLAGLGGAEKKVGGTLPYPSMFPLSFFPTFSPPMYPFPERDTLRPPAHKVEPMSPTVESKKVQTGNTESAFDLSTNKRKEDPPVILSPTHSSNPANQEQPLDLSLGGRIRSKKQKGEEPRRNHGVGGEEKSEAGPLKTDSSLQHARPTPFFMDPIYSRVEKRKMSDPFESLKDKYMRPAPGFLFHPQFRMPDQRTWMSAIENMAEKLESFSSLKPDAGDIMRSVPSMFDFRAPPTTLPETLLRKGKERYTCRYCGKIFPRSANLTRHLRTHTGEQPYRCKYCDRSFSISSNLQRHIRNIHNKEKPFKCHLCERCFGQQTNLDRHLKKHESGNLSGTAMSSPQSELDSGSMILDDKEDSYFNEIRNFISNSGQSHTEEGINGSHFEGEKSLNPGEEAQDLEDEEDLGAEEEEGVTSDSAGKPIDDPLPGGLDDEIISDDINFDGPHDLELNSKPSPRRFKDEEEDEEEQNFSALDRVHHFSDVHKREDGDFSDGDVTGFSSTHLSEAVKPPLYRKSKSQAYAMMLSLANKETLHTSGHAPTAMWHSLAESSAIQSLSHV, encoded by the exons GTGGGTTTGCGTGTTGGGGACAGTGGGAGCTGGCTAAGGCACATCCAGATCACTCCATCGCCACGGCAACACAACCTGACAACTGGCCAGCTACATGATCAG ATATTTTATCGAGTCACTAGAGAGATTCACCCTGGTGAAGAGCTGCTGTTGTTCATGAAGGCTGAGGAGTTTCCATGTGAGACAATGGCTCCTGATATACATg AGGAGAGGCAGTACCACTGCGAGGACTGTGACCAGCACTTTGAGTCTCGCTCCGAGCTGCAGCAACACCAGCGGGGTGCGTGTGGGACGCCTCCCTCCGGCTTCTCCTTGGGGGACCAGGGTCTGGCCAGCGCCGGGGAGAGCAGCGAGGCCGACCCCCACGACCCCCACACGCTGCCCGCCTCCCCACAGGAGTGTAAGGAATGTGACCAGGTTTTCCCAGACACACAGAG TTTGGAGTCCCACTCCCTGTCCCACTCGGAGGAGAGGGAGTATAAATGTGATCAGTGCCCGAAGGCCTTCAACTGGAAGTCCAACTTGATTCGCCACCAGATGTCACACGACAGCGGCAAGCACTACGAATGTGAAAACTGCTCAAAG GTGTTCACAGACCCCAGTAACCTGCAGCGCCACATCCGCTCTCAGCACGTCGGCGCTCGGGCTCATGCCTGCCCTGACTGTGGGAAGACCTTCGCCACGTCCTCCGGCCttaaacagcacaaacacatcCACAGCAGCGTCAAACCGTTCATAT GTGAGGTGTGTCACAAGTCCTACACACAGTTCTCCAACCTGTGCCGACACAAGCGCATGCATGCGGACTGCCGCACACAGATCAAGTGTAAAGACTGTGGTCAGATGTTCAGCACCACCTCGTCCCTCAACAAGCACCGCCGCTTCTGTGAGGGGAAGACCCACTTTGCCCATGGCGGGCTCTTTGGAGGGGCCATGCCCCTAACTGGACCCACAGGTATGGACAAGTCCCCATTGGGTGGCCTGGGCCATGGAGGCACTGGATTGGTTGATTATTTTGGGACAAATCGTCATCACCCTGGAGGACTGACATTCCCAGCCACTCCAGCATTCCCGTTCAGCTTTCCAGGGCTTTTCCCTTCAGGACTGTACCACCATCGACCTCCCCTCATCCCACCCACCACCTCCTCACCTATTAAGGGCCCATCAGGTTCAGACCATGGCAAGAGCCCTCTGCTCTCACCTGTTCCTAGGACACAGAGTCTGCAGGGGTCACAGGGTGACCTTTTGAAGAGCTTACACagggaggatgggaggagggaggatcTTGGGCATGAAGGTTCCTCATCGTCAAATCAGAGACGCCACAGTGGGGCAGGTGGCAAGGGCAGCGACCAATCAGAGAGCAGCGATCTAGATGACGTCAGCACACCCAGTGGCAGTGACCTGGAGACGAGTTCAGAAGGGTCGGAGCCCGAGAGCGATGGCGAGAGCGACCGTGAGCGACTCCAGGATAACAGGAAGGGTCCAAAACGAAAAAGTAATGGCTCAGTTCTTCATGGAAGCCTGTCCGATGAGCCTGCTGTTCCAGGCCTCTTCCCGTCCTCGCTGGATGAACACTCGGCCGTGTCGGGGGCTGTCAACGATTCCATCAAAGCCATTGCTTCTATTGCTGAGAAATATTTTGGCTCAGCTGGACTGGCTGGCCTGGGAGGGGCCGAGAAGAAGGTGGGCGGAACTCTTCCCTACCCTTCCATGTTTCCGCTTTCGTTTTTCCCCACATTCTCCCCTCCGATGTACCCCTTCCCTGAGAGGGACACCCTACGACCACCAGCCCATAAGGTAGAGCCCATGAGCCCTACGGTTGAGAGCAAAAAAGTCCAGACTGGAAACACAGAGTCAGCGTTTGACCTCAGCACCAACAAGCGCAAGGAGGATCCACCTGTAATCCTCAGCCCCACCCATAGCAGCAACCCAGCCAATCAGGAACAGCCTCTTGATTTGAGCCTGGGTGGGAGGATTCgtagcaaaaaacaaaaaggggaaGAGCCAAGGAGGAACCATGGGgttggaggagaggagaagtcTGAGGCGGGGCCTCTCAAAACTGACTCCTCCCTCCAACATGCCAGACCCACCCCTTTTTTTATGGACCCCATTTATAG CAGGGTtgagaagaggaagatgagcGATCCGTTCGAGTCTCTGAAGGACAAGTACATGCGCCCGGCACCCGGCTTTCTCTTTCACCCACAG TTCCGTATGCCAGACCAGAGAACCTGG ATGTCTGCCATTGAGAACATGGCAGAGAAACTGGAATCGTTTTCCTCACTGAAGCCCGATGCTGGGGACATCATGCGTTCCGTTCCGTCTATGTTTGACTTCCGGGCCCCGCCCACAACCCTACCTGAGACCCTGCTCCGCAAAGGGAAAGAGCGCTACACCTGCAG ATACTGCGGCAAAATCTTCCCTCGATCCGCCAACCTGACTCGGcatctgaggacacacacaggagagcagccgtacag GTGTAAGTACTGTGATCGGTCCTTCAGCATCTCCTCCAACCTGCAGCGTCACATCAGGAACATCCACAACAAAGAGAAGCCCTTCAAATGCCACCTGTGTGAGCGTTGCTTCGGCCAGCAGACCAACCTGGACCGTCACCTGAAAAAACACGAGAGCGGGAATCTGTCAG GCACAGCAATGTCGTCCCCGCAGTCGGAGCTGGACAGCGGCAGCATGATTCTGGACGATAAAGAAGACTCTTATTTCAACGAGATCCGCAACTTCATCAGCAACAGTGGCCAGAGTCACACTGAGGAAGG GATAAATGGCAGCCATTTTGAAGGGGAGAAATCCCTGAATCCTGGTGAAGAGGCACAGGACCTAGAGGACGAAGAAGACCTCGGggcggaggaagaggaaggggtCACCAGTGACTCGGCAGGGAAACCCATTGATGATCCTCTCCCTGGCGGCCTGGATGATGAAATCATCAGCGATGACATTAACTTTGATGGACCTCATGACCTGGAGCTTAACTCAAAGCCGTCCCCAAGGAG GTTcaaggatgaggaagaggatgaggaagagcaGAACTTCTCAGCTTTGGACCGCGTGCACCATTTCTCTGATGTTCACAAGAGGGAGGACGGGGATTTTAGTGATGGTGATGTCACTGGTTTCAGCTCCACCCATCTCTCTGAGGCTGTCAAACCGCCCCTTTACAGGAAGTCAAAGTCCCAG GCCTACGCCATGATGCTGTCCCTGGCCAATAAGGAGACCTTGCATACAAGTGGCCACGCCCCCACTGCCATGTGGCACAGTCTGGCCGAATCCAGTGCCATCCAATCCCTCAGCCATGTATGA
- the mecom gene encoding MDS1 and EVI1 complex locus protein EVI1-A isoform X8, translating into MRSKGRARKLAAAGASAFTLFPSENLDEVAEAEGHSAFLPSVVGDDLPSPAMSDKAGSPPDHSPPHTPIFHPEGETPSLPPDFELRESCAWAGVTGVWSRRRLEVGEMLGSSGVSQDWEVGLRVGDSGSWLRHIQITPSPRQHNLTTGQLHDQIFYRVTREIHPGEELLLFMKAEEFPCETMAPDIHEERQYHCEDCDQHFESRSELQQHQRGACGTPPSGFSLGDQGLASAGESSEADPHDPHTLPASPQECKECDQVFPDTQSLESHSLSHSEEREYKCDQCPKAFNWKSNLIRHQMSHDSGKHYECENCSKVFTDPSNLQRHIRSQHVGARAHACPDCGKTFATSSGLKQHKHIHSSVKPFICEVCHKSYTQFSNLCRHKRMHADCRTQIKCKDCGQMFSTTSSLNKHRRFCEGKTHFAHGGLFGGAMPLTGPTGMDKSPLGGLGHGGTGLVDYFGTNRHHPGGLTFPATPAFPFSFPGLFPSGLYHHRPPLIPPTTSSPIKGPSGSDHGKSPLLSPVPRTQSLQGSQGDLLKSLHREDGRREDLGHEGSSSSNQRRHSGAGGKGSDQSESSDLDDVSTPSGSDLETSSEGSEPESDGESDRERLQDNRKGPKRKSNGSVLHGSLSDEPAVPGLFPSSLDEHSAVSGAVNDSIKAIASIAEKYFGSAGLAGLGGAEKKVGGTLPYPSMFPLSFFPTFSPPMYPFPERDTLRPPAHKVEPMSPTVESKKVQTGNTESAFDLSTNKRKEDPPVILSPTHSSNPANQEQPLDLSLGGRIRSKKQKGEEPRRNHGVGGEEKSEAGPLKTDSSLQHARPTPFFMDPIYRVEKRKMSDPFESLKDKYMRPAPGFLFHPQFRMPDQRTWMSAIENMAEKLESFSSLKPDAGDIMRSVPSMFDFRAPPTTLPETLLRKGKERYTCRYCGKIFPRSANLTRHLRTHTGEQPYRCKYCDRSFSISSNLQRHIRNIHNKEKPFKCHLCERCFGQQTNLDRHLKKHESGNLSGTAMSSPQSELDSGSMILDDKEDSYFNEIRNFISNSGQSHTEEGINGSHFEGEKSLNPGEEAQDLEDEEDLGAEEEEGVTSDSAGKPIDDPLPGGLDDEIISDDINFDGPHDLELNSKPSPRRFKDEEEDEEEQNFSALDRVHHFSDVHKREDGDFSDGDVTGFSSTHLSEAVKPPLYRKSKSQAYAMMLSLANKETLHTSGHAPTAMWHSLAESSAIQSLSHV; encoded by the exons GTGGGTTTGCGTGTTGGGGACAGTGGGAGCTGGCTAAGGCACATCCAGATCACTCCATCGCCACGGCAACACAACCTGACAACTGGCCAGCTACATGATCAG ATATTTTATCGAGTCACTAGAGAGATTCACCCTGGTGAAGAGCTGCTGTTGTTCATGAAGGCTGAGGAGTTTCCATGTGAGACAATGGCTCCTGATATACATg AGGAGAGGCAGTACCACTGCGAGGACTGTGACCAGCACTTTGAGTCTCGCTCCGAGCTGCAGCAACACCAGCGGGGTGCGTGTGGGACGCCTCCCTCCGGCTTCTCCTTGGGGGACCAGGGTCTGGCCAGCGCCGGGGAGAGCAGCGAGGCCGACCCCCACGACCCCCACACGCTGCCCGCCTCCCCACAGGAGTGTAAGGAATGTGACCAGGTTTTCCCAGACACACAGAG TTTGGAGTCCCACTCCCTGTCCCACTCGGAGGAGAGGGAGTATAAATGTGATCAGTGCCCGAAGGCCTTCAACTGGAAGTCCAACTTGATTCGCCACCAGATGTCACACGACAGCGGCAAGCACTACGAATGTGAAAACTGCTCAAAG GTGTTCACAGACCCCAGTAACCTGCAGCGCCACATCCGCTCTCAGCACGTCGGCGCTCGGGCTCATGCCTGCCCTGACTGTGGGAAGACCTTCGCCACGTCCTCCGGCCttaaacagcacaaacacatcCACAGCAGCGTCAAACCGTTCATAT GTGAGGTGTGTCACAAGTCCTACACACAGTTCTCCAACCTGTGCCGACACAAGCGCATGCATGCGGACTGCCGCACACAGATCAAGTGTAAAGACTGTGGTCAGATGTTCAGCACCACCTCGTCCCTCAACAAGCACCGCCGCTTCTGTGAGGGGAAGACCCACTTTGCCCATGGCGGGCTCTTTGGAGGGGCCATGCCCCTAACTGGACCCACAGGTATGGACAAGTCCCCATTGGGTGGCCTGGGCCATGGAGGCACTGGATTGGTTGATTATTTTGGGACAAATCGTCATCACCCTGGAGGACTGACATTCCCAGCCACTCCAGCATTCCCGTTCAGCTTTCCAGGGCTTTTCCCTTCAGGACTGTACCACCATCGACCTCCCCTCATCCCACCCACCACCTCCTCACCTATTAAGGGCCCATCAGGTTCAGACCATGGCAAGAGCCCTCTGCTCTCACCTGTTCCTAGGACACAGAGTCTGCAGGGGTCACAGGGTGACCTTTTGAAGAGCTTACACagggaggatgggaggagggaggatcTTGGGCATGAAGGTTCCTCATCGTCAAATCAGAGACGCCACAGTGGGGCAGGTGGCAAGGGCAGCGACCAATCAGAGAGCAGCGATCTAGATGACGTCAGCACACCCAGTGGCAGTGACCTGGAGACGAGTTCAGAAGGGTCGGAGCCCGAGAGCGATGGCGAGAGCGACCGTGAGCGACTCCAGGATAACAGGAAGGGTCCAAAACGAAAAAGTAATGGCTCAGTTCTTCATGGAAGCCTGTCCGATGAGCCTGCTGTTCCAGGCCTCTTCCCGTCCTCGCTGGATGAACACTCGGCCGTGTCGGGGGCTGTCAACGATTCCATCAAAGCCATTGCTTCTATTGCTGAGAAATATTTTGGCTCAGCTGGACTGGCTGGCCTGGGAGGGGCCGAGAAGAAGGTGGGCGGAACTCTTCCCTACCCTTCCATGTTTCCGCTTTCGTTTTTCCCCACATTCTCCCCTCCGATGTACCCCTTCCCTGAGAGGGACACCCTACGACCACCAGCCCATAAGGTAGAGCCCATGAGCCCTACGGTTGAGAGCAAAAAAGTCCAGACTGGAAACACAGAGTCAGCGTTTGACCTCAGCACCAACAAGCGCAAGGAGGATCCACCTGTAATCCTCAGCCCCACCCATAGCAGCAACCCAGCCAATCAGGAACAGCCTCTTGATTTGAGCCTGGGTGGGAGGATTCgtagcaaaaaacaaaaaggggaaGAGCCAAGGAGGAACCATGGGgttggaggagaggagaagtcTGAGGCGGGGCCTCTCAAAACTGACTCCTCCCTCCAACATGCCAGACCCACCCCTTTTTTTATGGACCCCATTTATAG GGTtgagaagaggaagatgagcGATCCGTTCGAGTCTCTGAAGGACAAGTACATGCGCCCGGCACCCGGCTTTCTCTTTCACCCACAG TTCCGTATGCCAGACCAGAGAACCTGG ATGTCTGCCATTGAGAACATGGCAGAGAAACTGGAATCGTTTTCCTCACTGAAGCCCGATGCTGGGGACATCATGCGTTCCGTTCCGTCTATGTTTGACTTCCGGGCCCCGCCCACAACCCTACCTGAGACCCTGCTCCGCAAAGGGAAAGAGCGCTACACCTGCAG ATACTGCGGCAAAATCTTCCCTCGATCCGCCAACCTGACTCGGcatctgaggacacacacaggagagcagccgtacag GTGTAAGTACTGTGATCGGTCCTTCAGCATCTCCTCCAACCTGCAGCGTCACATCAGGAACATCCACAACAAAGAGAAGCCCTTCAAATGCCACCTGTGTGAGCGTTGCTTCGGCCAGCAGACCAACCTGGACCGTCACCTGAAAAAACACGAGAGCGGGAATCTGTCAG GCACAGCAATGTCGTCCCCGCAGTCGGAGCTGGACAGCGGCAGCATGATTCTGGACGATAAAGAAGACTCTTATTTCAACGAGATCCGCAACTTCATCAGCAACAGTGGCCAGAGTCACACTGAGGAAGG GATAAATGGCAGCCATTTTGAAGGGGAGAAATCCCTGAATCCTGGTGAAGAGGCACAGGACCTAGAGGACGAAGAAGACCTCGGggcggaggaagaggaaggggtCACCAGTGACTCGGCAGGGAAACCCATTGATGATCCTCTCCCTGGCGGCCTGGATGATGAAATCATCAGCGATGACATTAACTTTGATGGACCTCATGACCTGGAGCTTAACTCAAAGCCGTCCCCAAGGAG GTTcaaggatgaggaagaggatgaggaagagcaGAACTTCTCAGCTTTGGACCGCGTGCACCATTTCTCTGATGTTCACAAGAGGGAGGACGGGGATTTTAGTGATGGTGATGTCACTGGTTTCAGCTCCACCCATCTCTCTGAGGCTGTCAAACCGCCCCTTTACAGGAAGTCAAAGTCCCAG GCCTACGCCATGATGCTGTCCCTGGCCAATAAGGAGACCTTGCATACAAGTGGCCACGCCCCCACTGCCATGTGGCACAGTCTGGCCGAATCCAGTGCCATCCAATCCCTCAGCCATGTATGA
- the mecom gene encoding MDS1 and EVI1 complex locus protein EVI1-A isoform X4 produces MRSKGRARKLAAAGASAFTLFPSENLDEVAEAEGHSAFLPSVVGDDLPSPAMSDKAGSPPDHSPPHTPIFHPEGETPSLPPDFELRESCAWAGVTGVWSRRRLEVGEMLGSSGVSQDWEVGLRVGDSGSWLRHIQITPSPRQHNLTTGQLHDQIFYRVTREIHPGEELLLFMKAEEFPCETMAPDIHEERQYHCEDCDQHFESRSELQQHQRGACGTPPSGFSLGDQGLASAGESSEADPHDPHTLPASPQECKECDQVFPDTQSLESHSLSHSEEREYKCDQCPKAFNWKSNLIRHQMSHDSGKHYECENCSKVFTDPSNLQRHIRSQHVGARAHACPDCGKTFATSSGLKQHKHIHSSVKPFICKSVRRFTCEVCHKSYTQFSNLCRHKRMHADCRTQIKCKDCGQMFSTTSSLNKHRRFCEGKTHFAHGGLFGGAMPLTGPTGMDKSPLGGLGHGGTGLVDYFGTNRHHPGGLTFPATPAFPFSFPGLFPSGLYHHRPPLIPPTTSSPIKGPSGSDHGKSPLLSPVPRTQSLQGSQGDLLKSLHREDGRREDLGHEGSSSSNQRRHSGAGGKGSDQSESSDLDDVSTPSGSDLETSSEGSEPESDGESDRERLQDNRKGPKRKSNGSVLHGSLSDEPAVPGLFPSSLDEHSAVSGAVNDSIKAIASIAEKYFGSAGLAGLGGAEKKVGGTLPYPSMFPLSFFPTFSPPMYPFPERDTLRPPAHKVEPMSPTVESKKVQTGNTESAFDLSTNKRKEDPPVILSPTHSSNPANQEQPLDLSLGGRIRSKKQKGEEPRRNHGVGGEEKSEAGPLKTDSSLQHARPTPFFMDPIYSRVEKRKMSDPFESLKDKYMRPAPGFLFHPQFRMPDQRTWMSAIENMAEKLESFSSLKPDAGDIMRSVPSMFDFRAPPTTLPETLLRKGKERYTCRYCGKIFPRSANLTRHLRTHTGEQPYRCKYCDRSFSISSNLQRHIRNIHNKEKPFKCHLCERCFGQQTNLDRHLKKHESGNLSGTAMSSPQSELDSGSMILDDKEDSYFNEIRNFISNSGQSHTEEGINGSHFEGEKSLNPGEEAQDLEDEEDLGAEEEEGVTSDSAGKPIDDPLPGGLDDEIISDDINFDGPHDLELNSKPSPRRFKDEEEDEEEQNFSALDRVHHFSDVHKREDGDFSDGDVTGFSSTHLSEAVKPPLYRKSKSQAYAMMLSLANKETLHTSGHAPTAMWHSLAESSAIQSLSHV; encoded by the exons GTGGGTTTGCGTGTTGGGGACAGTGGGAGCTGGCTAAGGCACATCCAGATCACTCCATCGCCACGGCAACACAACCTGACAACTGGCCAGCTACATGATCAG ATATTTTATCGAGTCACTAGAGAGATTCACCCTGGTGAAGAGCTGCTGTTGTTCATGAAGGCTGAGGAGTTTCCATGTGAGACAATGGCTCCTGATATACATg AGGAGAGGCAGTACCACTGCGAGGACTGTGACCAGCACTTTGAGTCTCGCTCCGAGCTGCAGCAACACCAGCGGGGTGCGTGTGGGACGCCTCCCTCCGGCTTCTCCTTGGGGGACCAGGGTCTGGCCAGCGCCGGGGAGAGCAGCGAGGCCGACCCCCACGACCCCCACACGCTGCCCGCCTCCCCACAGGAGTGTAAGGAATGTGACCAGGTTTTCCCAGACACACAGAG TTTGGAGTCCCACTCCCTGTCCCACTCGGAGGAGAGGGAGTATAAATGTGATCAGTGCCCGAAGGCCTTCAACTGGAAGTCCAACTTGATTCGCCACCAGATGTCACACGACAGCGGCAAGCACTACGAATGTGAAAACTGCTCAAAG GTGTTCACAGACCCCAGTAACCTGCAGCGCCACATCCGCTCTCAGCACGTCGGCGCTCGGGCTCATGCCTGCCCTGACTGTGGGAAGACCTTCGCCACGTCCTCCGGCCttaaacagcacaaacacatcCACAGCAGCGTCAAACCGTTCATATGTAAGTCAGTCAGACGCTTCACAT GTGAGGTGTGTCACAAGTCCTACACACAGTTCTCCAACCTGTGCCGACACAAGCGCATGCATGCGGACTGCCGCACACAGATCAAGTGTAAAGACTGTGGTCAGATGTTCAGCACCACCTCGTCCCTCAACAAGCACCGCCGCTTCTGTGAGGGGAAGACCCACTTTGCCCATGGCGGGCTCTTTGGAGGGGCCATGCCCCTAACTGGACCCACAGGTATGGACAAGTCCCCATTGGGTGGCCTGGGCCATGGAGGCACTGGATTGGTTGATTATTTTGGGACAAATCGTCATCACCCTGGAGGACTGACATTCCCAGCCACTCCAGCATTCCCGTTCAGCTTTCCAGGGCTTTTCCCTTCAGGACTGTACCACCATCGACCTCCCCTCATCCCACCCACCACCTCCTCACCTATTAAGGGCCCATCAGGTTCAGACCATGGCAAGAGCCCTCTGCTCTCACCTGTTCCTAGGACACAGAGTCTGCAGGGGTCACAGGGTGACCTTTTGAAGAGCTTACACagggaggatgggaggagggaggatcTTGGGCATGAAGGTTCCTCATCGTCAAATCAGAGACGCCACAGTGGGGCAGGTGGCAAGGGCAGCGACCAATCAGAGAGCAGCGATCTAGATGACGTCAGCACACCCAGTGGCAGTGACCTGGAGACGAGTTCAGAAGGGTCGGAGCCCGAGAGCGATGGCGAGAGCGACCGTGAGCGACTCCAGGATAACAGGAAGGGTCCAAAACGAAAAAGTAATGGCTCAGTTCTTCATGGAAGCCTGTCCGATGAGCCTGCTGTTCCAGGCCTCTTCCCGTCCTCGCTGGATGAACACTCGGCCGTGTCGGGGGCTGTCAACGATTCCATCAAAGCCATTGCTTCTATTGCTGAGAAATATTTTGGCTCAGCTGGACTGGCTGGCCTGGGAGGGGCCGAGAAGAAGGTGGGCGGAACTCTTCCCTACCCTTCCATGTTTCCGCTTTCGTTTTTCCCCACATTCTCCCCTCCGATGTACCCCTTCCCTGAGAGGGACACCCTACGACCACCAGCCCATAAGGTAGAGCCCATGAGCCCTACGGTTGAGAGCAAAAAAGTCCAGACTGGAAACACAGAGTCAGCGTTTGACCTCAGCACCAACAAGCGCAAGGAGGATCCACCTGTAATCCTCAGCCCCACCCATAGCAGCAACCCAGCCAATCAGGAACAGCCTCTTGATTTGAGCCTGGGTGGGAGGATTCgtagcaaaaaacaaaaaggggaaGAGCCAAGGAGGAACCATGGGgttggaggagaggagaagtcTGAGGCGGGGCCTCTCAAAACTGACTCCTCCCTCCAACATGCCAGACCCACCCCTTTTTTTATGGACCCCATTTATAG CAGGGTtgagaagaggaagatgagcGATCCGTTCGAGTCTCTGAAGGACAAGTACATGCGCCCGGCACCCGGCTTTCTCTTTCACCCACAG TTCCGTATGCCAGACCAGAGAACCTGG ATGTCTGCCATTGAGAACATGGCAGAGAAACTGGAATCGTTTTCCTCACTGAAGCCCGATGCTGGGGACATCATGCGTTCCGTTCCGTCTATGTTTGACTTCCGGGCCCCGCCCACAACCCTACCTGAGACCCTGCTCCGCAAAGGGAAAGAGCGCTACACCTGCAG ATACTGCGGCAAAATCTTCCCTCGATCCGCCAACCTGACTCGGcatctgaggacacacacaggagagcagccgtacag GTGTAAGTACTGTGATCGGTCCTTCAGCATCTCCTCCAACCTGCAGCGTCACATCAGGAACATCCACAACAAAGAGAAGCCCTTCAAATGCCACCTGTGTGAGCGTTGCTTCGGCCAGCAGACCAACCTGGACCGTCACCTGAAAAAACACGAGAGCGGGAATCTGTCAG GCACAGCAATGTCGTCCCCGCAGTCGGAGCTGGACAGCGGCAGCATGATTCTGGACGATAAAGAAGACTCTTATTTCAACGAGATCCGCAACTTCATCAGCAACAGTGGCCAGAGTCACACTGAGGAAGG GATAAATGGCAGCCATTTTGAAGGGGAGAAATCCCTGAATCCTGGTGAAGAGGCACAGGACCTAGAGGACGAAGAAGACCTCGGggcggaggaagaggaaggggtCACCAGTGACTCGGCAGGGAAACCCATTGATGATCCTCTCCCTGGCGGCCTGGATGATGAAATCATCAGCGATGACATTAACTTTGATGGACCTCATGACCTGGAGCTTAACTCAAAGCCGTCCCCAAGGAG GTTcaaggatgaggaagaggatgaggaagagcaGAACTTCTCAGCTTTGGACCGCGTGCACCATTTCTCTGATGTTCACAAGAGGGAGGACGGGGATTTTAGTGATGGTGATGTCACTGGTTTCAGCTCCACCCATCTCTCTGAGGCTGTCAAACCGCCCCTTTACAGGAAGTCAAAGTCCCAG GCCTACGCCATGATGCTGTCCCTGGCCAATAAGGAGACCTTGCATACAAGTGGCCACGCCCCCACTGCCATGTGGCACAGTCTGGCCGAATCCAGTGCCATCCAATCCCTCAGCCATGTATGA